In Deinococcus maricopensis DSM 21211, the sequence GTGATGGTCGAGGATGCGGCGCACCGGGTGGAAGTACAGGCTCTCGTACAGGAAGTCCCGGGTGCTGAGCAGCATCTCGGCGGCCTGCAGCGCGCCCGCCTGTACACCCACGACGCTCTCCCCCGCCACGCTAGGCAGCAGGAGCAGGCGGCTCACGAGGCGGTCCGCGTCGAAGCCGCCGCCGACGGCGCCGCTGTGGTGCGCGTCGCGCAGCAGGTAGTCGACGCGGTCCGCGCCGAACGCACTTCCGGTGATCAGTTCGCTGAGCGCCCGCTCCCAGGCGCTCAGCGGCGCGTCGCCCGCGCGGGCGCCCACAGCGACGCGCGCCACGTCGCGCGCGGCCACGCCCAGGCGCCGCCACGCGGGCGCGAGCGCGTCCGAGCGGATCACGCGGTCACTGAGGTCCTCGTGGTCGAGGCCTTCGGGGAGGAGGTCCTCGGCGGCGTGCGAGAACGGCAGGTGCCCGAGGTCGTGCGTCAGGGCGGCCATGCGCACGACCGTGCGCCAGTACGGCAGGTCCGCGTCGTCCGGCGGGGGGAGCGCACCGGGGAAGCGTGCGTGGTTGGTGGTGATCGCGTCGAACGCGCGGCCCGCGAGGTGCATGACGCCCAGGGAGTGCTCGAAGCGGCGGTGCGTGGCGCCCGGGTACACCATCATGCTCAGCGCCAGCTGGTGAATGTGCCGCAGGCGCTGCACGGGCGGCGTGTCCAGCAGGGCGCGTTCGGCGCTGCTGAGGCGCACGAAGCCGTGAATGGGGTCCTTGAGTTCGTGCGTGCGCGCGGTCGTCACGCCCGGATTGTACGCGCGCCTGCTCAAACAGCGGCGGCGCGCGTGGTCGGGCGCGCGGTACAGTCACGGCGTGAGTTCCGCTGCGCCCGCCCGTTCGTCGTCGTCGGGGGTGCTGCTGGCCCTCGGGTCCGCCCTCGCGTTCAGCAGCCTCGCGGTGTGGGGCAAACTCGCGGGTGAGGTGGGCCTCGCCACGTACACGCTGCTGCCGTGGCGGTTCGGGCTGGTGGCCGCCGCCCTGTTCCTGGTGGCGGGTGGGCGCGCGCCGCTCGGCGTGCGCGCCCGCATGCTGGGCAGCGGCGTGCTGTACAGTCTCGCGACGACGTGTTACTTCCTGGCGCTCGCGCGCATCACGGCGGGCGCGACGGGGTTGCTGCTGTATCTCAGCCCGGCGTTTGTGGTGCTGTTCGCGGCGCTGCTGGGCCGGAAGCCCGCGCGGGCGCAGCTGGCGGGGGTGGCGCTGGCCGTGGTGGGCCTCGCGGTCGTGATCGGCCTGCCGGGCGCCGGGGACCGCGACGCGACCGGCCTGGCGTTCGGGGTGCTGACGGGCGCGCTGTACGGCGCATACCTGCTGTACGCCGAGCGGTTCCTGAAGGACACGCCGCCGTTACAGACGACCGCGCACATGAGCCTGGTGGCGGCGGTGGTGTTCGCGCTGCTGGGCGCGGGGACGGGCACGCTGGACGTGCCGCGCGGCCTGGACGCGTGGGGGGTGGTGCTCGCCACCGCCATCTTCCCGACGTTGCTGGCCGTGCCAACACTGTACGCGGCGATCACGCGGCTGGGCGCGGCGCGCGCGTCGGTGCTCGCCACGACCGAGCCGCTGTGGACGGTGCTGCTCGCGGCGCTGGTGCTGCACGAGCCGCTGCGCCCGGCGGTCCTGATCGGCGGGGGCCTCATTCTTGTGGGGGCGCTGGTGGCGCAGCGCGCGCCTGTGCATCCGGGGGAGCATGTATGACAGGGACCGTGACCGCCGTGAGCCGCAGTGAGGCGCATGGGTTCAGCAAGCACGCCGAGCCGGGCATTCGCCTGCTTGCGGGGCTGGGGGTGGAGGGGGACGTGCACGCGGGCGTAACCGTGAAGCACCGCTCGCGCGTCGCGGTGGACCCGGCGCAGCCGAATCTGCGGCAGGTGCATCTGATGCACGCGGAACTGCACGATGAGCTGCGGGCGGCGGGGTTCGACGTGCGTGCCGGCAGCCTCGGGGAGAACGTCACGACGCGCGGCGTGGACCTGCTGGGCCTGCCAGTCGGGGCGCGCCTGCAGCTGGGGGCGTCGGCGGTGGTGGAGGTGACGGGCCTGCGGAACCCGTGCGCGCAGATCGAGGCGTTCCAGCCGGGCCTGCTGGCGCGCGTCGCGTACCGCGCGGCGGACGGCACGCTGGTGCGCCGTGCGGGCGTCATGGGCGTCGTGCTGGTGGGCGGGACGGTGCGCGCGGGCGACGTGGTGACGGTGACGCTTCCGCCGCCTCACCGGCCGCTGGAGCGCGTGTAACGGGGCATATGCTGGGTGGGCGCTCGGTAGACTGACCCGGTGAATCCCTCGCAGATCTTCCGCATCATCCGGTACGTGGCCCTGCTGCTGGTCCTGCTGGCTTCCATGAACAACTGGGTGGTGCTCGGCCTGGACCGGCGCGGGCTGTGGGTGGTGGCGTTGGTGGTGTACGCCGTCACGTACGCGCTGGAGTTCAGCCCGAAACGCAACCGCCGGTCGTAAAGCAGGAGGCGCCCGCATGCGGGCGCCTCCTGCTTGTGGTGGGCGGTTACTCGTCGTCCGCTTCGCCCTTTTTGCCTTTCTTGTACGGGCCTTTTTCCTTCCAGACGATCTTCACGGGAATGCCGGCGAGCTGCAGGTCCTCGCGGATGCGGTTGTGCAGGAAGTTCTCGTACGAGCGGGTGACGTAGTCGGCGCGGTTCGCGAAGATCACGAAGGTGGGCGGCGCCGTTTCGGCCTGCGTCATGAAGTACATCTTGAGCTGCTTGCCGTGGAAGTTCGGGACGCGCTGGCGCATCTGCCACACGCCGAGCCAGCGGTTGAGTTCGCTGGTGGGGATGCGCGACTGCCACTTCGCGTAGAGTTTCATGGCTTCGGCGAGCAGGTCGTGGATGCCGTACTCGTTGATGGCGCTGGTGTACACGCGCGGCGCGAACGCGATGTGGAAGAGCTTCTGGTCGAGGTCCTTCTCGGCTTTCTTGAGGTCCTCGTCGGGCACGAGGTCCCATTTGTTCACGACGACAATCACGGGTTTGCCGCTGTCGTACGCGAGGTTCGCGAGCTTGAGTTCGTGGTCGCCGAGTTCGGTGACGTTCAGGACGAGCAGGATGACGTCGCTGCGCGTGATGGCGGCTTCGCTGCGCATCATCGCGTACTCCTCGATGCTGGTGTCGGGGCGTTTGCGGATACCGGCGGTGTCGACGAGCACGAAGCGCTGCCCGGCGTAGTCCCATTCGACGTCAACGCTGTCTCGGGTGGTGCCGGGCACGTCGCTGACGATGACGCGTTCGCTGCCGGTGATGGCGTTCAGGAGGCTGCTCTTGCCGACGTTCGGGCGGCCGATCAGGCTGATGCGAATGGGCGCGACTTCGGGCACGTCCGCGTCGTCTTCGGGGAGGTAGTCGAGGACGCGGTCCATCAGGTCGTCGAGGCCGCGGGCGTGCTCGGCGCTGACGGGGAGGGGCTCGCCGAAGCCCAGGCCCCACAGTTCCGCGAGGTACGCGTCGTGTTTGGGGTTGTCGATCTTGTTGGCGACGACGATGACGGGCTTGCCGAGGCGGCGGAGCCACTCGGCGACCTCGTAGTCGGCGGCGGAGAGGTCGTCGCGCGGGTCGAGGACGAAGATGACGCACTGCGCGCCTTCCATGGCCCATTCGGCTTTCTGGCGAATGGCTTCTTCCCATTCGTCGCCGCTCCAGAGGCCGCCGGTGTCGATCAGGACAATGCGGTGGTTCTGGTAGAGCATGACGCCTTCCTTGGCGTCGCGGGTGACGCCGGGGAAGTCGGCGACGACGGCTTCGCGGCGGCCGACGAGGCGGTTGAACAGGCTGCTTTTGCCCACGTTGGGGCGGCCCACAATGGCGACTTTGTGCATGGTGACTCCGGGCCGCGCGCCCCGGGGCGGCGCTGTGGGCGCGCGCGGGGCGGTGGCGGCGTTGTGCGCTCCTGCTCGGTGTCGCGCGCACAGGAGCGTGGGGTGCGCGCGCCGCGCCCGCCCGAATTGGCGGGGTAGACAGGCAAGTGTACCGCGCGCACCTGAAGTCGTGGTGAGGGCCGCGCCCGGGCGCGGGTCAGGGGGTGGTGGGGGCGACTGGGTTGCCGAGGCGGCCCTGGGCGGTCTGGCGGTGGCCGGTGGCGGGGCGGAGCGTGCCGGCGCGGCCCAGGCCCGTGGGGGGCATGTTCACGTAGATGCTTTCGTGCGCGCCGGCGGGCACGAGGTACGTTTCGTGCCAGATGCCGACGGCGCCGCCGGCGGCGCGGGCGTGGCGCTGGTAGGCGCGCCAGGCGGGAAGGTGCGCGCGGTCCTGGGCGCGGGCGTAGGCGTGGAGGTGTTCAATGCTGCGCCAGTACTGCACCTGGGTGAGGCCGTGGAAGTGGGCGCCCAGCAGGCCCAGTTCGGGTTGGCTCTGCAGTTCGCGGAGCATGCGGGGCATGGCGAGGAACACCGGGAGCCAGGCGCGGATCTTCCAGGGCTGGTTGATGCGCATGCCGATCAGGAAGACGACGAAGTCGCCGGACAGGTCAGCGGTCACACGGTCATAGGCACGGTTCATGGGTTCCTCCGGACCATCCATTTCAAACAGTCTATTTTGGACGGTCTAAACGAAGCGTACACTCAGGGCATGTCCGATGCAACCCTCGGCCCGTCCGCCTACATCGTGCTGGGCCTGCTGGCCCAGTACGGCCCCGCCACCTCCTACGACCTCAAACGCTGGGTGGATGACTCCATCGGGTATTTCTGGAGTTTCCCGCGCTCCCAGCTGTACGCCGAACCGCAGCGCCTCAGCGCCCTCGGCCTCCTCAGCGACGCCCAGGAACAGGACGGCCGACGCAAACGCACCTACACCATCACCGACGCCGGCCGACGCGCCCTCAGCGCGTGGTTGGCCGCCCCCGCCGGACCGGTGGAACTCCGCGACCCCGGCCTGCTCAAGCTGTTCTTCATCGGTGTCGCGCCCGGCGGCCAGCGCGCCCTGGCGGCCGAGCAGCTCGCCCTGCACCGCGCGCGCCTCGCCGAGTACGAAGCCCTCGCCGCGAATCTGTGCACCGACGTCACGCAGCAGCCTCTGGGCATGGGCCTGCTGTACGAGCGCGCCAGCCTCGCGTTCTGGTCGACGCTGCTGGACGGCGCGCCGCAGGACCAATGACCGGAACGCCGCAGCGCTGACCGGTCCCCGAGGGGCGGATGGTATGCTCCCGTCAGGCCCGCCGCGCGCGGACAGGGACGGTCAGGTCCGCCGCATACTGGCAGATTGGAGATCCGCATGAACATCACCCAGGACAAGGTCGTCGAACTGGAGTACGTGCTCAAGGTGGACGGCGAGGTCGTTGACCAGAGCGAACCGGGCGAGCCGCTCATCTACCTGCACGGTCACAACAACATCATTTCCGGCCTGGAGCGTGCCCTGGAGGGCAAAGCGGTCGGCGACGAACTGAGCGTCACCGTCAACCCCGAAGACGGGTACGGCGAACACGACGAGGAAAACGTGCAGACCGTGTCGCGCGCGGACTTCGACGAGGAAGAAGTCGAGGTCGGCGCACAGTACTTCGCGCAGGCCGACGACGGCAGCGTCATGCCGTTCACGGTCGTGGACGTGCAGGGCGACGAGGTCACGGTGGACTTCAACCCGCCCCTCGCCGGTGAAACGCTGCACTTCGACGTGAAGGTCCTCGCGGTGCGCGACGCCACCGCCGAGGAACTGGAGCACGGGCACGCGCACGGCGACGGCGCGCACGACCACGAGTAACCCCTTCGGGACAGGCAGGGCCGGGTCACGCGACCCGGCCCTGCCTGATGGTGTCTAACGCGCCGGGCAGGATTTCACAGCGGCACCACGCGCGCCGCTGTACCCTGAGGTATGCTTCACAATTTGCTGGTGTGGGCGGTCCTCGCGACGGCCCCGGCCATGAACTCGTTGTTGGTAGACGCGAACCCGTCGCCGTGCCTGAAGGTGCGCGTGCAGACCTGGGAGGGCGACAAGCGGCTCAGTGAGGTGTTCCTCGCGCCGGACGGCAACCACGTCGTGCGGCCCGGCGAGACGTTCCCGAGCTTCCAGAAGGGGCACAGCTACCGGCTGATGGCGTCATGCTTCACGGCGAAGGGCACGCAGCAGTCCGCCGGGCTGGACTTCAAGGCGGACGGCCGCACGGTCATCGTGGCGTTCACCAGCAACGGCTTCCTGTTCCGCCGGGGCGGCGTGGCGTACTAAAGGACCGCGTCAACGGGTGCGCAGGCCCAGCAGCAGCGCCGCCGTGAAGCTCGCGCCGAACGGCAGGTTGGTGGTCAGCACCTGCAGCACCCGGTCCCCGAGGGCCCGTCCGCCCTCCTCGAGGAGCGGCTGGAAGGCCGACTGCACCCGCGTCCAGTCGACGTGCACGAACCCCTGCGCGGCGAGCAGCTGCACCGCAATGAACAGCAGGCCCAGGATCAGCAGGGCGGCGCGGCCCGCTTTTTTGAGGGCGTAACCACAGGCGAAGCCAAGCACCGCGCCGACGCTCAGGTCGGGCAGGTGGTCGCGGAGCAGGGTGGTGAAGTCAGGCACGGCGTTGCCCGGTATGCTAGCGCGCACATTCGGGGGTGCGTGCCCTGCACGCGCGGTACAGTGACGATGAGGTATGGACGCAACCGCCGAGCAGGACATCCTGACGCTCCCCGAACTGGAGCGCCTGCGCGCTGGGGACGAGGTGGCGTGGCACGAGTTCGTGACGCGCTACGAGCGGCGCATGTACGCGTACCTGTACCGCCTGGAAGGCCACCAGGAAGAAGCGCTGGAGCTGACGCAGGAGGTGTTCTACCGCGCGTGGCGCTCCATCCGGACGTTCCGCGCCGGGGAGCGCATCCTGCCGTGGCTGTACCAGGTGGCGCGCAACACGCAGATTGAACGGCACCGCCGCAAGCAGCTGCCGCGCTTCTCGCTGGAGGAGGCGCAGGAGGACGTAGGGTTCGAGGCGATCAGCGCCCGGCCCGGCCCGGTGCAGGCTGCCGAAAGCGCCGACGCGCAGGACCGCGTGCAGCGGGCGCTGATGCAGCTCGCGCCGGAGTACCGCGAGGCGGTGGTGCTGCGGTTCGTGGAGGACCTGCCGTACGACGAGATCGCGCGGCTGCAGGGCGTGGCTGTCGGCACGGCCAAAAGCCGGGTGTTCCGCGCAAAGGAGCAGCTGGCGGGCGTGCTGGGAGGCGTGTTCAGCGAGTGAGCGCGTTCATGAAGGCCGCCTGAAGGTGTGCGCGGGAACCATGGGCCGCGCGGCCGCGTAAAAGCATACAGGTGAAGCCTGTGTGACCGACCGCGCGCGTGAACTGCTGCATCTGGCCCTGGAGGGCGACCTGACGGTCACGGACCGTGAGGCGCTGACTGCTGCCCTGAAGGACCCGGAAGTAGCGGCGCAGTACGCGCGCCTGCAGGCCGTTCAGGCCGCGCTGCGGGAGACGCCGGTCATGCCGCGCAGCGTCGCGGCGGACGTGGCGCGCGAGGTGGCACTCACCGCGGCCCTCGTGCCGCCCGCCATGCCGGCGTCGGTGGCGGCGCGCGTCGTTGAGGACGTCCGCGCCGCGCGCGCCCTCAGCGCGGACCGGCCGACCATGCCGCGCAGCGTCGCCGCCAGCGTGACCGCCCGGATCGGCGCGGCCAGCGCCGCATCCACGCCACTAGCCGGGGAGGACGCGGTCGAGGCGGCGCTGCGCGGCCTCACGCCCCCGCCCATGCCGGCGTCGGTCGCGGCGAGCGTCGTCGCGCGCGTCTCGCGCGACGCCCGCCGCAATCCCGCCCCCACCCTGCTGGTGGGTGGGCTGGTGGTCGCCCTCGCCCTGATGGGCGCGTCCCAGGCCGGCGAGAACCTCACCGCCGGCGCCACGGTCCTGCGCGCGCTCGCTGCGCAGCTGTCGCCGCTCGCGGTGGCGGGCTTCGCGCTGCTGATGCTCGCGAGTCTGCTGGTGAGCGTGCGCCCCACCCCGCGCCTGCAACGCGCGGGCGGCCTCGCGTTCGCGCTCGCGGCGATCCTGACCGTTCCGGGCCTGTGGTCGTTCGCGGGCGGTGACGGCACGAACCGCGTGCGCGTGGGCGGGAACGTCGTCGTGGACCGCACGGTGCCCGGCAACGTCCTCGTGGTCGGCGGCGACGTGATCCTCAAACCCGGCGCGGACGTGCGCGGCGAAGTTGTCGCGCTGCTCGGGGACGTGCAGCAGGAGGAAGGCGCGCACGTGGAAGGCACCGTGGGCGCCCTGCTCGGCACCGTGGACAGCCGCGACCGTGACGCGCTCAGCACCGCGCCCGTCGCGCGGCTCGGCACGGCCAGCGCGTTCCAGCCGCTGCTGTCCTGGCTGGGCAGCGGCGCGTGGCCGCGCGTGTACGTGGCGTTGCTGGGCGGCCTGATGGCGCTGCTGTTCCTGCGGGGCGTCGCGCCACGCCTCGCGAGCGCGCAGCGGCACGCCCCGGTGCGCACGCTCGCGCTCGGCACGCTGGCGCTCGGCGTGACGCTGCCGCCCCTGCTGCTCGCCGCCATGAGCGGCTTCCTGGCGCCCGCGCTGGTCGGCGCGGCGCTGCTCGTCGTGGCGTTCAGCGTCGGCCTCGTCGTGAGCCTGTACGACGCGGGCCGCGCCGTGACGCGCCGCGCCGGCCTGCCGCTCCCCGACACGGTCGGGGCGCTGCTGGGCCTGAGTGCCTTCACGGCGACGCTGGGCGTCCCGCCGCTCGCGCTCGCCGCGTGGCTGATCGGCGGCGCGTGGGGTGCGGGCACGCTGATCCTCACGCGCCGCGACTGGCTGGGTGGCCGCGGCGCCGTCCGCTGAGCGCCCGCGTGTCAAGCGAGCAGGTACGGACGGGCGGCCTCGAAGCCGTCCAGCGCGCGCGGGTCGAGCAGAACGTCGTCGTCCTCGCGGCGCGCCAAGCCCGCCTGCACGAAGCGGTTGAGTTCCGCCTCGACGCGCTGCTGCACGCGCCGGAGCATCAGGGTGTCGGCGTCCGGCACGCCGCGCCACGTCAGGAACGCCCGGTGAAAGGTGGGCAGGGCGTCCAGGCCCACGCGGGTTTCCAGGTTCCGCCACGACAGGGAAAGAGCAGTCATGCCTGTATGACAGCATGCCGCGCGCTCCCGCGGGGCGCCGGGTAGACTGGCGCATGTTGTCCGAGGCTTCACGTCAGCGGCTGGTGCGCGTCGCCCTGGGCGCGGAGGCCGGCGACCTCCTGATCCGGGACGCGCGCGTGGTCAGTGCCCTCACGGGCGAGGTGTACGGCGCGGACGTCGTGATTGCCGGTGGCGTCATCGCGGGCGTCGGGCGTGGGTACCGCGCGCGGGACACGCTGAACGCGGGCGGCGCGTACCTCGCGCCGGGGTTCATGGACGCGCACATTCACATCGAGTCGAGTTTCCTGACGCCCGCGCGGTTCGCGGAGGCGGTACTGCCGCGCGGCACGACGGCGGTGGTCGCCGAGCCGCACGAGATTGCGAACGTGCTGGGCGTACCGGGCGTGGCGTGGATGCTGGACGCGGGGCGGGCGAGCGGCCTGCGGGTGTTCGCGTCCATGCCGTCGTGCGTGCCGGCCAGCGCGTTCGAGCAGGGCGGCGCGAGTGTCGGCGCGGCGGAGGTGGAGGCGGGGCTGCGCCTGCCAGGCGTGCTGGGCCTCGCGGAAATGATGAACTACCCTGGCGTGCTCGGCGGGGACGAGGAGGTGTGGGCGGTGCTGGGCGCCGCGCGGGGTGCGCGGCTGGACGGGCACGCCGCGGGCCTGAGCGGCCGCTCGTTGCAGGCGTACGCGGCAGCGGGCCTGCATTCGGACCATGAGGCGGTCACGCCGGACGGCGCGAGGGAGCGCCTGCGCGCCGGGCTGTGGTTGATGGTGCGCGAGGGCAGCGCCGCGCGGAACCTGCAGGCGCTGCTGCCGGTGCTGCGCGAACGCCCGCGCCGCGCGATGCTCGTCAGCGACGACGTGTCCGTGGATGAGCTGCTGGATCTGGGGCACCTGGACCGGCTGCTGCGCGCGTGCGTGGCAGGCGGCGTGGACGCGCTGTACGCGCTGGGGCTGGTAACGCACGCGCCCGCCGAGTACTGGGGCCTCACGGCGCACGGGGCGGTCGCGCCGGGGTACGCGGCGGACCTGGTGCTTCTGGACGACCTGGTGGAGTTCCGCGTGCGCGAGACGCTGGTGGGCGGCGTGGTGGCGCGCGGGGGCGGGGCGACGCCTCCGCTGGCCGGCGGGGGGACGCATCTGGGGCCGGACTGGGCCGGGGTGCCGCTGGACGTGCCGGCCCACTGGCCGACCATCGGGGTGTCCGGGGACCAGATCGAAACGCGGGCCCTGCCGCCGGGGCAGGGCGACACGAAGCTGGTGGTGGCCGAGCGGCACGCGGGCGTGACGCGGGCGGCGGCGGCGTTCGCGCGGGGAGTGGGGTTGCGGTCCGGCGCGCTGTCGCTGAGCGTTCTGCATGACGCGCACCACGCGATCATTGCGGGCGCGACGGACGCGGAGATCCGCGCGGCGGGCCGCGCGCTGGAGGCGCAGGGCGGCGGGGCGGTGTTCGTGGAGCGCGGGGAGGTCGTGGCGGCGTTCCCGCTGCCGCTTGCGGGCCTCATGACGGACGCGCCCCCCGCCGAAGCGGCGCGGGCCGCGCGGGCGGTGAGCGAGGCGGCGCGCGCGCGCGGCTGCCCGCTGCCGCAGCCGCTCACGACGCTCAGCTTCCTGGGCCTGACGGTGATTCCGGAGTTGAAGCTCACACCGCAGGGCCTGTTCGACGTGCGCGCCTGGGCACTGGTGGAGTGAGGGGTCCAGCGCGCTGGGCGGGTACACTCGCGGTATGGCTACCATCACCATCGAGGGGTTCGGGACGGTCGAGGCGCACGCGGATGAGCGGTTGGTGCTGGCGCTGGAACGTGCGGGCACCGGCGTTCTGCACCGCTGTGGGGGCGTGGCGCGCTGCACCACGTGCCGCGTGGAGTTCCTGCGCGGGGAGCCGACACCCATGACCGCCGCCGAGCGCGACAAGCTGGACGAGAAGGGGCTGCTGGGGAGCGCGCGGCTGTCCTGTCAGATCCCCTGTACGGGGGACATGACTGTGCGCGTCGTGCAGACAGAAGCCAGCACCGGCTTGGAAGCCGGCAAGGCCCCGGCTCCACAGATCGAGCCGGAGCCGGTATGGGTGGAGCGGCCCAGCGCCTGAGCTGATGTTTCACGTGAAACAGGCGGCTGCACCCGGCCGCAGCCTGTTTCGCTGAGCGGCTCCACCCGCCAGTCTCAAGGGATCGGCTCGTTGTCCGGGTGCAGGCCCAGGCCGGCCAGCACCTGCGCCCGGGACCAGCCGATCAGGGCCCGCAGGTCCTGCAGCGCCGCCTCGAATTCCGCCTGCCCCGGCGCCCCACGCTCCGCCACTTCCCGCAGGCACGCCCAGCGGGCATTGCGTTCCCGCAAGAACTCCGAGCGGCTCATGCTCATGCCCGCAGCGTACACCGACGCGGAGCTGCTGCGTCGCTCCTCATGGCCTCAAGGTACAATCCTGGGCGTGCTGAAAAAACTCGCGCCCTACGTGCTGCGGGAAGTGCTCCCCCTGTATGTGGTGGGCGCGTTGGTGTTCCTGCTGCTCACCACCACCGACCTGATCAGCGGCGTGGTCGGCATTCTGCTCAGCTACCACCCCACACCACGGCAGGCCTGGCTGCTGTACGTGACGCAGGTGCCCCGCCTGCTGAACCAGTCCCTGATCCTCGCCATTCCCTTCGCGGTGCTGGTCGGCTTCGGGCGCCTCGCGAAGGACAGCGAACTCAAGGCCACGGCCGCCGGCGGCGTCCGCCCCCTGAACCTCGCGTGGCCGCTGCTGCTGCCCGCCGCGCTCATCGGCGCGTTCGTGTTCTACAACGGCGCGTACCTCACGCCGCAGGCGCAGGCGCAGTGGAACACCGCGTGGTTCAGCGTGTACCGGCAGGCGCCACCGCCGCCCGTGACCACCACGTACACGTACGCGCAGGACGGCACGCTGTTCAGCGCCAGCCGCGTGGAAACGCCGCAGGGCGCCACCGTCGCGAACCTCACGGGCGTACTCGTGCAGACGCCCACCGAAACCATCACCGCCTCCACCGGCAGCTGGGACGCCCGCGCGAAAACCTGGACGCTGCCCGGCGGGTGGGTCGTGCGCGGTGACGCGCGCCCCGCCGAGTTCCACACGCCGCGCACGTTCCCGCAGCGTGACGAGATCGCGCGCCCCACGCCGCCGCCCGCCGAATCCACCCTGCCGGAACTGCGCGCGGAACTGGCGTCGGGCCGCCTGAACGTGCAGGAGCGGCGCACGTACCAGTTCAACATCGCCCGGCGGTACGCGGACGCCTTCACGGCCCTGGGCTTCGCCTTCGCCGCGAGCGCCCTAGGCCTGATGGTCCGCAACCGCGCGTGGGCGGTCACGAACGTCGTATTCCTGATCCTGGGCTTCTACATCGTGTGGAGCACCGTCCCGCAACTCGCCGGGAGCGGCGCGCTCCCCCCGAACCTCGCTGCGTGGCTGCCGCCGGGACTGCTGACGCTGCTGGGCGCCGCGCTCGCCTGGAGGCTGCGATGAGCCGCCCGTTCCTGCGCCGCTACGACCGCTACGTCATGGCAGAGATCCTGCCGCTGCTCGTCGCCGGGCTGGTCGTCGTGATGCTCGCCGTGCTGGTCGGCGCGCTGCTGGAAGTCATCGCGCCGCTGCTCGCCAAGGGCGCGTCCCCGGCGCTCGTGGCGCGCCTGGTGGCGCTGCAGCTGCCCGAAGCGATCAAGATTGGCCTGCCGGTCGGGTTCCTGTTCGCCACGCTGCTGGGCCTGTCGCGCCTGTCCAGCGACGCGGAAATC encodes:
- a CDS encoding HD domain-containing protein, with the protein product MTTARTHELKDPIHGFVRLSSAERALLDTPPVQRLRHIHQLALSMMVYPGATHRRFEHSLGVMHLAGRAFDAITTNHARFPGALPPPDDADLPYWRTVVRMAALTHDLGHLPFSHAAEDLLPEGLDHEDLSDRVIRSDALAPAWRRLGVAARDVARVAVGARAGDAPLSAWERALSELITGSAFGADRVDYLLRDAHHSGAVGGGFDADRLVSRLLLLPSVAGESVVGVQAGALQAAEMLLSTRDFLYESLYFHPVRRILDHHLGMFLRAALGTPLLPEGDAGQFRADVNAHLALTDDEVFAALRRASRDPSLPGHRWARRVTCREHYRLLYRARQRPEERTAARVATLAREAFGASQVVFDPVERRPGPLNFLLLEGTQVVPASERSRLVRANTPISAEFVFIAPEVRDEARAWLRGALPDLERPT
- a CDS encoding DMT family transporter, which encodes MSSAAPARSSSSGVLLALGSALAFSSLAVWGKLAGEVGLATYTLLPWRFGLVAAALFLVAGGRAPLGVRARMLGSGVLYSLATTCYFLALARITAGATGLLLYLSPAFVVLFAALLGRKPARAQLAGVALAVVGLAVVIGLPGAGDRDATGLAFGVLTGALYGAYLLYAERFLKDTPPLQTTAHMSLVAAVVFALLGAGTGTLDVPRGLDAWGVVLATAIFPTLLAVPTLYAAITRLGAARASVLATTEPLWTVLLAALVLHEPLRPAVLIGGGLILVGALVAQRAPVHPGEHV
- a CDS encoding MOSC domain-containing protein, with the translated sequence MTGTVTAVSRSEAHGFSKHAEPGIRLLAGLGVEGDVHAGVTVKHRSRVAVDPAQPNLRQVHLMHAELHDELRAAGFDVRAGSLGENVTTRGVDLLGLPVGARLQLGASAVVEVTGLRNPCAQIEAFQPGLLARVAYRAADGTLVRRAGVMGVVLVGGTVRAGDVVTVTLPPPHRPLERV
- the der gene encoding ribosome biogenesis GTPase Der encodes the protein MHKVAIVGRPNVGKSSLFNRLVGRREAVVADFPGVTRDAKEGVMLYQNHRIVLIDTGGLWSGDEWEEAIRQKAEWAMEGAQCVIFVLDPRDDLSAADYEVAEWLRRLGKPVIVVANKIDNPKHDAYLAELWGLGFGEPLPVSAEHARGLDDLMDRVLDYLPEDDADVPEVAPIRISLIGRPNVGKSSLLNAITGSERVIVSDVPGTTRDSVDVEWDYAGQRFVLVDTAGIRKRPDTSIEEYAMMRSEAAITRSDVILLVLNVTELGDHELKLANLAYDSGKPVIVVVNKWDLVPDEDLKKAEKDLDQKLFHIAFAPRVYTSAINEYGIHDLLAEAMKLYAKWQSRIPTSELNRWLGVWQMRQRVPNFHGKQLKMYFMTQAETAPPTFVIFANRADYVTRSYENFLHNRIREDLQLAGIPVKIVWKEKGPYKKGKKGEADDE
- a CDS encoding DUF4188 domain-containing protein encodes the protein MNRAYDRVTADLSGDFVVFLIGMRINQPWKIRAWLPVFLAMPRMLRELQSQPELGLLGAHFHGLTQVQYWRSIEHLHAYARAQDRAHLPAWRAYQRHARAAGGAVGIWHETYLVPAGAHESIYVNMPPTGLGRAGTLRPATGHRQTAQGRLGNPVAPTTP
- a CDS encoding PadR family transcriptional regulator, with amino-acid sequence MSDATLGPSAYIVLGLLAQYGPATSYDLKRWVDDSIGYFWSFPRSQLYAEPQRLSALGLLSDAQEQDGRRKRTYTITDAGRRALSAWLAAPAGPVELRDPGLLKLFFIGVAPGGQRALAAEQLALHRARLAEYEALAANLCTDVTQQPLGMGLLYERASLAFWSTLLDGAPQDQ
- a CDS encoding FKBP-type peptidyl-prolyl cis-trans isomerase; amino-acid sequence: MNITQDKVVELEYVLKVDGEVVDQSEPGEPLIYLHGHNNIISGLERALEGKAVGDELSVTVNPEDGYGEHDEENVQTVSRADFDEEEVEVGAQYFAQADDGSVMPFTVVDVQGDEVTVDFNPPLAGETLHFDVKVLAVRDATAEELEHGHAHGDGAHDHE
- a CDS encoding FUN14 domain-containing protein — encoded protein: MPDFTTLLRDHLPDLSVGAVLGFACGYALKKAGRAALLILGLLFIAVQLLAAQGFVHVDWTRVQSAFQPLLEEGGRALGDRVLQVLTTNLPFGASFTAALLLGLRTR
- a CDS encoding RNA polymerase sigma factor; translation: MDATAEQDILTLPELERLRAGDEVAWHEFVTRYERRMYAYLYRLEGHQEEALELTQEVFYRAWRSIRTFRAGERILPWLYQVARNTQIERHRRKQLPRFSLEEAQEDVGFEAISARPGPVQAAESADAQDRVQRALMQLAPEYREAVVLRFVEDLPYDEIARLQGVAVGTAKSRVFRAKEQLAGVLGGVFSE
- a CDS encoding anti-sigma factor family protein — translated: MTDRARELLHLALEGDLTVTDREALTAALKDPEVAAQYARLQAVQAALRETPVMPRSVAADVAREVALTAALVPPAMPASVAARVVEDVRAARALSADRPTMPRSVAASVTARIGAASAASTPLAGEDAVEAALRGLTPPPMPASVAASVVARVSRDARRNPAPTLLVGGLVVALALMGASQAGENLTAGATVLRALAAQLSPLAVAGFALLMLASLLVSVRPTPRLQRAGGLAFALAAILTVPGLWSFAGGDGTNRVRVGGNVVVDRTVPGNVLVVGGDVILKPGADVRGEVVALLGDVQQEEGAHVEGTVGALLGTVDSRDRDALSTAPVARLGTASAFQPLLSWLGSGAWPRVYVALLGGLMALLFLRGVAPRLASAQRHAPVRTLALGTLALGVTLPPLLLAAMSGFLAPALVGAALLVVAFSVGLVVSLYDAGRAVTRRAGLPLPDTVGALLGLSAFTATLGVPPLALAAWLIGGAWGAGTLILTRRDWLGGRGAVR